A single genomic interval of Myxocyprinus asiaticus isolate MX2 ecotype Aquarium Trade chromosome 19, UBuf_Myxa_2, whole genome shotgun sequence harbors:
- the fermt1 gene encoding fermitin family homolog 1, producing the protein MVTAAEYGHNSWELSIQVDQREGDEGMRFKLRVKGDLHVGGLMLKLVEKIKAPQDWSDHAIWWEQKSCWLLKTHWTLDKYGVQADADLRYTPQHKPLCLQLPNMKTIKLSVSFSAVVFKAVAEICKVLNIRRSEELSLLKPTDEPKKKKKKDKGTESAIDDILNMDIASGMARGALGLYSKTMTPTYDPESGSPASATSLWFGENPLTASQPNLPPEELAKLYKSLTLEDRAAINAGWLDSSRSLMEQGIQENERLLLRFKYHCFFDLNPKYDAVRITQLYEQARWAILLEEIDCTEEEMLMFASLQYHICKLTLTTEPLTDSNEPEIDEVEAALSNLESTLEGRNADKILEDITDIPKLEDTLKLFRPKRLTLKPYKEYWFVFRDTTISYFKNKESANKEPIEQLHLRGCEVIPDVNVTERKFGLKLLLPVADGMNEVYIRCENETQYAKWKAACILASKGKTMAYSSYRTEVKNIQSFLQMKSLAPPPGQAAPDVESMEMNAECFVSPRYTKKYKTKQLTTRILEAHHNISQLSLMEAKMRFIQAWQSLPEFGIKYYIVRFRGSKKDDILGISYNRLIRIDMSTGLPVTTWRYSNMKQWNVNWEIRQVAIEFDQSMSIAFSCQSCDCKVVHEYIGGYIFLSTRSKDQNETLDEELFHKLTGGQD; encoded by the exons ATGGTCACTGCCGCAGAATACGGACACAACTCCTGGGAGCTCTCTATCCAGGTGGACCAACGGGAGGGAGATGAGGGTATGAGGTTTAAATTACGGGTGAAGGGCGATCTACATGTCGGAGGACTCATGCTCAAACTCGTGGAGAAGATCA AGGCTCCTCAGGACTGGTCCGATCATGCCATCTGGTGGGAGCAGAAGAGCTGCTGGCTGCTGAAGACTCACTGGACGCTGGATAAATATGGAGTTCAGGCGGATGCTGACCTGCGCTACACTCCACAACACAAACCCCTCTGCCTACAGCTGCCCAACATGAAGACCATCAAACTCTCTGTTAGCTTCTCAGCTGTGGTCTTCAAAGCTGTGGCTGAGATCTGCAAAGTACTCA ACATTAGAAGATCTGAAGAACTGTCTCTACTGAAACCAACAGATGAaccaaagaagaaaaagaaaaaagacaagggCACAGAATCAGCTATTGATGATATATTAAACATGGACATAGCCAGTGGAATGGCAAGAG GAGCCCTTggtttgtatagtaaaaccatgacacCAACCTATGACCCGGAGAGCGGGTCGCCAGCGTCTGCCACCAGTCTGTGGTTTGGAGAGAATCCCCTGACGGCCAGCCAGCCCAACCTGCCACCAGAGGAACTGGCCAAACTATACAAATCTCTTACTCTCGAGGACAGAGCAGCCATTAATGCAGG GTGGCTGGACTCCTCTCGCTCACTGATGGAACAAGGGATTCAGGAAAATGAAAGACTTCTGCTGCGATTTAAGTACCACTGTTTCTTTGACCTCAACCCGAAG TATGATGCAGTCAGAATTACTCAGTTGTATGAACAGGCTCGCTGGGCCATTCTGCTGGAGGAAATAGACTGCACTGAAGAAGAGATGCTCATGTTTGCTTCCCTGCAG TATCACATCTGTAAATTGACCTTGACAACGGAGCCACTGACTGATTCCAATGAGCCAGAGATCGATGAAGTAGAGGCTGCGCTCTCAAATTTAGAATCTACACTGGAAGGACGGAATGCCGATAAGATCCTG GAAGACATCACTGACATTCCAAAACTGGAAGATACACTTAAATTGTTTAG GCCCAAACGACTGACGTTAAAGCCGTATAAGGAGTACTGGTTTGTTTTTAGAGATACCACCATTTCATATTTCAAAAACAAAGAGTCTGCGAATAAGGAACCAATTGAGCAACTTCATCTACGAG GATGTGAGGTTATCCCAGATGTCAATGTGACCGAGAGGAAGTTTGGCCTGAAGCTGTTACTGCCAGTGGCCGACGGGATGAACGAGGTTTATATTCGCTGTGAaaat GAAACACAGTATGCTAAATGGAAAGCTGCCTGCATTTTGGCATCTAAAGGGAAGACGATGGCCTACAGCTCCTATCGCACAGAAGTGAAGAACATCCAGTCTTTCCTACAGATGAAGAGTCTGGCGCCTCCTCCAGGCCAGGCAGCTCCTGACGTGGAGTCCATGGAGATGAACGCCGAGTGCTTCGTTTCTCCAAGATACACAAAGAAGTACAAGACCAAACAG CTGACCACACGAATCTTGGAGGCCCATCACAATATTTCCCAGCTTTCTCTCATGGAGGCCAAAATGCGTTTCATCCAAGCGTGGCAGTCCCTGCCAGAATTCGGCATCAAGTACTACATTGTCAG ATTCAGAGGAAGCAAGAAAGATGACATCCTGGGAATTTCGTACAACAGGCTGATCCGCATTGACATGTCAACTGGTCTGCCAGTCACCACCTGGAGGTACTCCAACATGAAACAATGGAATGTCAACTGGGAGATTAGACAG GTGGCCATTGAGTTCGACCAGAGCATGTCGATAGCTTTCTCCTGCCAAAGCTGTGACTGCAAGGTGGTTCACGAGTACATTGGAGGATACATTTTCCTTTCAACACGCTCAAAAGACCAGAATGAAACATTAGATGAAGAACTCTTCCACAAACTTACAGGAGGACAAGACTGA